A stretch of the Prochlorococcus marinus str. MIT 0918 genome encodes the following:
- a CDS encoding DUF3122 domain-containing protein has translation MLTFNPLKAEAKLDFTENTNGVGVQRSIENLRDLDSQSWQLVVYPLSDNDNRIVLRIIGFKGSLRISHPTPLRISSGIKFWDLEDVTLDNSQLFNDKREAAVEFLIEPMLKEIKKPRPLRLSLERGFTELPVPPYVVSEWQTLASTTKMQNDN, from the coding sequence TTGCTTACATTTAACCCATTAAAGGCTGAAGCAAAATTAGATTTTACTGAGAATACTAATGGAGTTGGTGTTCAAAGAAGTATAGAGAACTTGCGAGATTTGGATTCACAAAGTTGGCAGTTAGTTGTTTACCCATTATCAGATAATGATAATAGAATAGTCCTTAGAATTATTGGTTTTAAAGGAAGCCTTAGAATTAGTCATCCAACACCTTTAAGAATTTCTTCAGGAATTAAATTTTGGGATTTAGAAGATGTAACCCTGGATAATTCTCAATTGTTTAATGATAAAAGAGAAGCAGCTGTGGAGTTTTTAATAGAACCTATGCTCAAAGAAATAAAGAAGCCTAGACCTTTAAGATTATCTTTAGAACGAGGTTTTACAGAGTTGCCAGTTCCTCCATATGTTGTAAGTGAATGGCAAACACTTGCTTCAACGACCAAAATGCAAAATGACAATTAA
- the ribD gene encoding bifunctional diaminohydroxyphosphoribosylaminopyrimidine deaminase/5-amino-6-(5-phosphoribosylamino)uracil reductase RibD, translating into MTIKSINQVWTSWMRRVLELASLADGQTSPNPLVGAVILDVNNQLVGEGFHSLAGEPHAEVEALAQAGALSKNGTLIVNLEPCCHQGKTPPCTEAILKAGLSRVVIGIKDPDPRVSGKGISLLKKAGIEVITGVLEKEASYLNRAFIFRNRTGRSWGVLKWAMSLDGRIGLPNGSSKWISGEISRNSVHCLRAKCDAVIVGGSTVRNDDPLLTSRGLAETEPLRVVFSSSLDLPSNAKIWKTDLAKTLICYGPESNPELLENLPNGPKRLPLSKSTPKKLLERLAEYGCNKVLWECGPSLATTAINQNCVQELVLFIAPKLLGGVSAMTPLCDLGFSSMEQVIKLSEIASSRTGEDFVFKMVLGEY; encoded by the coding sequence ATGACAATTAAGTCAATTAATCAAGTTTGGACTTCTTGGATGAGGCGAGTATTGGAGTTGGCTTCTTTAGCAGATGGCCAAACCAGTCCAAATCCACTAGTTGGAGCTGTGATATTAGATGTTAACAATCAACTGGTTGGTGAAGGGTTTCATTCTTTGGCAGGAGAGCCTCATGCAGAAGTAGAAGCTTTAGCTCAAGCAGGAGCTTTATCAAAGAATGGAACACTTATTGTTAATCTTGAGCCTTGTTGTCATCAAGGGAAAACGCCTCCTTGTACAGAAGCAATCTTAAAAGCTGGTCTTTCAAGGGTTGTTATTGGAATTAAAGACCCAGACCCAAGAGTTTCAGGGAAAGGGATATCTTTGCTAAAAAAAGCAGGTATAGAAGTTATTACAGGAGTGCTGGAAAAAGAAGCCTCTTATCTAAATAGAGCATTTATTTTTAGAAATCGGACAGGTAGATCCTGGGGAGTACTAAAATGGGCTATGAGCCTTGACGGTCGAATCGGATTGCCTAATGGATCTAGTAAATGGATAAGTGGAGAAATATCTAGAAATTCAGTTCATTGTTTACGAGCCAAATGTGATGCAGTAATAGTTGGAGGAAGCACAGTTCGCAATGATGACCCGCTTTTAACTTCTAGAGGGCTTGCTGAAACTGAGCCATTAAGGGTTGTTTTTAGTTCAAGTTTAGATCTTCCTAGTAATGCAAAAATTTGGAAAACGGATTTGGCGAAAACATTAATTTGTTATGGCCCTGAAAGTAATCCAGAGTTACTAGAAAACTTACCTAATGGGCCTAAAAGATTACCTCTCTCAAAGAGTACACCAAAAAAATTACTAGAACGTTTAGCAGAATATGGATGCAACAAGGTTCTTTGGGAATGCGGCCCTTCTTTAGCAACAACTGCAATAAATCAGAATTGTGTTCAAGAATTAGTACTTTTTATAGCGCCTAAATTATTAGGTGGCGTTTCAGCAATGACTCCTCTTTGTGATCTAGGATTTAGTTCTATGGAGCAAGTTATAAAATTGTCTGAAATAGCTTCTTCAAGAACAGGAGAGGACTTTGTTTTTAAAATGGTTTTAGGGGAGTATTAA